The Lycium barbarum isolate Lr01 chromosome 9, ASM1917538v2, whole genome shotgun sequence genome has a segment encoding these proteins:
- the LOC132610463 gene encoding ethylene-responsive transcription factor 9-like, which translates to MVVQSSTTCGGGGSRKETSKELHFRGVRKRPWGRYAAEIRDPWKKSRRWLGTFDTAEEAALAYDEAARNLRGHKAKTNFGLDGFAATAPRKLQHWCFQAHENRNSMVASTEYTGYKIEGVGVVMNEHENEKKKMMMKSEKKPFLFDLNLPAPLF; encoded by the coding sequence ATGGTAGTTCAAAGTTCCACCACGTGCGGCGGCGGTGGTTCGCGCAAGGAGACATCCAAGGAACTCCACTTTCGCGGCGTTCGTAAGCGGCCATGGGGTCGATACGCAGCTGAAATCCGCGATCCCTGGAAGAAATCACGACGTTGGCTCGGAACATTCGACACTGCTGAGGAAGCTGCCTTAGCCTACGATGAGGCCGCAAGGAATCTCCGTGGACACAAGGCCAAAACTAATTTTGGACTCGATGGGTTTGCTGCAACCGCCCCAAGAAAACTCCAGCATTGGTGTTTTCAGGCCCATGAAAATAGGAACAGTATGGTGGCTAGTACTGAGTATACAGGGTATAAGATAGAAGGTGTTGGTGTTGTAATGAATGAACATGAGAatgagaagaagaagatgatgatgaaaaGTGAGAAGAAACCTTTTTTGTTTGATCTAAATCTCCCTGCGCCACTTTTCTAA